The bacterium genomic interval GCTGCGGCTGGGCGAGGGCCTCGGTCTGCGAGTGAAGGACGTCGATCTGGCGCACCGGCAGCTGCTGATCCGCAACGGCAAGGGCGCAAAGGACCGGGTGACGGTGCTTGCGGACGGCGTCGTCGAGGAGCTGCGCGCGCAGATCGAGACGGCGCTGGAACGTCACCGCGCCGAACTGGCGCATGGCCGGGGCGACGCCTGGATCTGGCCCGCGCTCGAGCGAAAATATCCGGGGATCGCCCGCCAGTCCGGCTGGCAGTTTCTCTTCCCCGCCACCGGGCTCTGGAAGGATCCGGACAGCGGCCGCATGTTGCAGCTGCACGTCCATGAGAGCGTCGTGCAGAAGGCGGTGCACGCGGCGGCGATCGCCGCCGGCATCACGAAGCCGGTCGCATGCCACACGCTGCGCCACTCGTTCGCGACGCACCTGCTGGCGTCCGGCGCGGACATCCGCACCGTCCAGGAGCTGCTCGGGCACTCCGACGTCTCGACGACAATGATCTACACGCACGTGCTGAATCGGCCGGGGCTTGCCGTCCGCAGCCCGGCGGACGGATGAGCGTGCGAGCGGGCTACCGCAGTTCACGGAACGAGACGCGGACACCCTCCTCGACATGGTCGTTTCGCGGTCCGGTCCTGCCACCCCGGCGGATCAGCGGGGCTGAAGTTTTCCGACGGTACTCCTCGGAAAATGTGCGCGTCAAGCCAATTCTTCCCTCGCCCGCGGTGCGGGTGGCAGCCGTGCGCTCCGGCATCTCGAAGCGCCTGAGCTGCCACACCCTGCGCCACTCGTTCGCGACGCACCTCCTGGAGTCCGGCGCGGACATCCGCACGGTCCAGGAGCTGCTCGGGCACTCGGACGTGTCGACGACGATGATCTGCACGCACGTCCTCAACCGGCCCGGGCTCGCGGTGCGCAGCCCCGCCGACGGGTGAGGCGGCGCCCCTTGACAGGCTGCGGACGCGGGTCACAATGACGGATATCCCGTTCATCTTCGGCACGGAGGAGGCGATCATGGCGAGCGTGACGTTCCTCGAATCCTGGTTCCGCGTGGCCTGCTGCGCCGCGGCGCTGGCGCTGGTGGCGGTTGCCGCCGTGGCGCGCGCGGGCGAGCCACCGGAGAAGGACCTGTTGAAGGGGCCGGCCGGCGACCTCGAGGTCACGTTCGTCGGGCACGGCAGCTTGATCCTCTCGGCAGGCGGCGTGGTCGTGCACGTCGATCCCTGGGGCAAGCTCGCCGACTACGGCGCGTTGCCGAAGGCCGACGTCGTGCTCGTCACCCACGAGCACCAGGACCACCTGGATCCGAAGGCGATCGCGGCGGTGTGCAAGGCGTCGACCCGGGTCATCGCCAGCGCGGCGGCCGTCGCCCAGATCCCTGGCGCCGCGGCGATGGCGAACGGCGACCAGGCGGTCGCCGCCGGCGTGCCGATCGAGGCCGTGCCGGCCTACAACCTGAGGCACGAGCGCGAGCCCGGCGTCCCCTACCACCCGAAGGGGCGCGGCAACGGCTATGTGCTGACCATGGCCGGCCTGCGGATCTACGTCGCGGGGGACACCGAGAACGTCCCCGAGATGAAGGCGCTGGCGGGTGTCGACGTCGCCTTCCTGCCGATGAACGTCCCCTACACGATGACGCCGGAGATGGCGGCGGACGCCGCGCTCATGGTCCGCCCGAAGATCCTCTACCCGTATCACTTCGGCGAGACGGACACCTCCCGGCTCGCGGCGCTGTTGAAGGACCACCCGGAGATCGAGGTGCGGATCAGGCGGATGCCTTGAAATTGACCCGCCGGGCGTCGAGAACGGGCCAGATGCAAGGCGGACGACGATCCGGCGACTGAGGCGGGCTAGCTGCCCGCCGCAGGGAGGCGGGAGGAGTCCAACGCCGCAGATGGCCCGTTATCGGCGCCCGGCGCCGGCGACGACGAAGTTGAGCATCCTGCCGGTGCGTCCGTCGCGCCGGTAGCTGAAGAAGAGGTCGGCGCGGCAGCTCGTGCACAGCGGCACTGCCGTCACGGCGCGGGCGGGCACGCCGGCGTCGCGCAGCTGGCGCAGGTTCGCCGCCTGCAGGTCGAGCCACCAGCCGCCGCCCCGCACGAAGATGCGGCGGGCGTGCGCCGCGCCCCAGCGTCCGGCAAAGGCCTCGCGCACTTCCTCGCCGACGCGGTAGCAGCAGGGCCCGATGGCGGGACCGAGCGCCGCGATCACGTCCGCCGGCGCCGCCCCGGCAAGCGCGCACAACTCCCGCACGGCCGCCGGCGTCACGCCCTCGAGCGTCCCGCGCCAGCCGGCGTGGGCGATCGCAACGGCGCGCGAACCCGGGACGGCGAGGACGACGGGCAGGCAGTCGGCCGTGAGCACTCCGAGGGAGATGCCGGCGCCGTCCGTCGTCATCGCGTCCGCCTCGGGGCGGCCGCGCCGGTGGTGGCAGGAGGCGCGCCCCGTCGTGACGCGCTCGACGCGCGCACCGTGCACCTGCGAGATCAGGCCCCAGCCGCGGGGCGGGAAGCCGGCCGCCGCTTCGAGACGCCGCCAGTTCTCGCGCACGCGCTCCGGCGGGTCCCCCTCCCTCGAGGAGAAGTCGAGGCTCGCGAAGCGCCCGCGGCTCGCGCCGCCGCCGCGCAACGTGAAGCCGTGATGCACGCCCGCGCGCAGGAGTGGCTCCGCCGCCAGCCAGCGCAGCCGTCCGCGGCCGCGCTCGACGATGGTTGCGGTCGCGCTCAAGCGCCCGTCTCCGGGTCCTCGCCCCCGGCCGTGCCGCCGCGCGCATCCGGACCGCCGTGCCCGCCGCGCGCGAGCGCCCGCTCGTACTGCGCGCGCAGGGCGCCCTTGCTCAGCCCGACGTCGATGAAGTCCCACGGCAGCAGCTCGTCGCGCCCCTTCTCGCGCCCGACGAAGAACTCCGGGTCTACGGCCGCCGCGCGCAGCGCCCGCGGCCAGTCGTCCCCGGCGACCGCCGCTTCGAGGATGTCGGCGACGCGCCGGTCCCCGAGCGAGAGCAGCGCCTGGACGTGCGACCACTTCGGCATGTCGTGGGTCACCGTGACGTTCGGGATCTTCCGCAGCTCGCGCGCCACGGCGGACTGCGCCTCCTTGAGGGCGCGCACACCGGCGAAGGGGTGCCACTGGAACGGCGTCCACGCCTTCGGGACGAAGCTGCCGAGCGCGACGGCGACGCGCGGCAGCTCCGTCCTCTCGCGGCGCGCCGCCAGCACCCGCTCGCGTACGGCCGCGACGAGGCCGGCGATGGCGGCGCGGTCGGCCGCCGTCTCGGTCGGCAGCCCGAGCATGAAGTAGAGCTTGATCTGCCGTAGGCCCGCCGCGGCCGCCCGTCCGGCCGCCTCCAGGATCTGCGCGTCGCTGATGCACTTGCCGACGATGCGACGCAGACGCTCGCTCCCGGTCTCCGGCGCGAAGGTGGCGGTGCGCGTGCCGCCGGCCGCCAGCACCTCGAGCAGCTCGGGATCGACGCGGTCCAGGCGCAGCGAGGAGAGCGAGATGCCGCGGCCGGCCGCGACCACCTCGCGCCCGAGCGCGACGAGGTCGGGGTGGTCGGCGACCGCCGCCCCGAGCAGGCCGACGCGCGGCTGCAGCCCGGCGGTCTGCGCGATCGTCGCGCGGAGGGCCGCCAGCGAGCGGTGGCGCAGCGGGCGCACGACGTGCCCGGCGGCGCAGAAGCGGCAGCCGCGGCCGCACCCGCGCGAGACCTCGACGAGGCAGAGGTCGGCGAACTCGCTCCCCGGCGCGACGGTGCGGCCGATCGTCTCCCAGGCGTCCAGGTCGCGGACGGCGGCGCGCACGATCCGCGCGGGTGCGCCGGGGGCGGGCTCGAATGCGGCGAGCGTCCCGTCGGCGCCGTAGCGCGGCGTGTAGCGCGACGGCAGGTAGATGCCGGGCGTGGCCGCGAG includes:
- a CDS encoding MBL fold metallo-hydrolase, encoding MTDIPFIFGTEEAIMASVTFLESWFRVACCAAALALVAVAAVARAGEPPEKDLLKGPAGDLEVTFVGHGSLILSAGGVVVHVDPWGKLADYGALPKADVVLVTHEHQDHLDPKAIAAVCKASTRVIASAAAVAQIPGAAAMANGDQAVAAGVPIEAVPAYNLRHEREPGVPYHPKGRGNGYVLTMAGLRIYVAGDTENVPEMKALAGVDVAFLPMNVPYTMTPEMAADAALMVRPKILYPYHFGETDTSRLAALLKDHPEIEVRIRRMP
- the pgeF gene encoding peptidoglycan editing factor PgeF: MSATATIVERGRGRLRWLAAEPLLRAGVHHGFTLRGGGASRGRFASLDFSSREGDPPERVRENWRRLEAAAGFPPRGWGLISQVHGARVERVTTGRASCHHRRGRPEADAMTTDGAGISLGVLTADCLPVVLAVPGSRAVAIAHAGWRGTLEGVTPAAVRELCALAGAAPADVIAALGPAIGPCCYRVGEEVREAFAGRWGAAHARRIFVRGGGWWLDLQAANLRQLRDAGVPARAVTAVPLCTSCRADLFFSYRRDGRTGRMLNFVVAGAGRR
- a CDS encoding radical SAM protein — translated: MRRRSPSSPSQPRERGWRPPRHGGEVRVALAYPGGYRAGMSSLGFQTVLHGFASLPGVLAERVFLEDDGARLQVMDASFAPGESDLLAFSVSAENDYENLLRVLRLSGLSLRAADRLPGSPLVVAGGFAPTLNPEPIAPFVDAVAVGEGEELLAPLVDAVRGRPGRDAALERLAATPGIYLPSRYTPRYGADGTLAAFEPAPGAPARIVRAAVRDLDAWETIGRTVAPGSEFADLCLVEVSRGCGRGCRFCAAGHVVRPLRHRSLAALRATIAQTAGLQPRVGLLGAAVADHPDLVALGREVVAAGRGISLSSLRLDRVDPELLEVLAAGGTRTATFAPETGSERLRRIVGKCISDAQILEAAGRAAAAGLRQIKLYFMLGLPTETAADRAAIAGLVAAVRERVLAARRERTELPRVAVALGSFVPKAWTPFQWHPFAGVRALKEAQSAVARELRKIPNVTVTHDMPKWSHVQALLSLGDRRVADILEAAVAGDDWPRALRAAAVDPEFFVGREKGRDELLPWDFIDVGLSKGALRAQYERALARGGHGGPDARGGTAGGEDPETGA